One segment of Gordonia terrae DNA contains the following:
- the mycP gene encoding type VII secretion-associated serine protease mycosin has translation MRGMRIRGAGLLGSALVAALIATSASPAAAVNPPRIDPGALIRSAPVAPPEPTEQRHLCNTTELTRNVSKSTAAQSMMNLPEAWRFSRGQGQRVAVIDTGVTPHPRLGRVVAGGDYVSGGSGLDDCDAHGTLVAGIIAARPSTADAFAGVAPAASIIAIRQSSSAFQKKDDRARDDAAPSVGSGYGSVRTLAHAIVRAVDLRATVINISEVACAPASDSVDDRALGAAIRHAYDRDVVVIVAAGNLTRDGACQNQNPAPAADDPGGWRSVSTIASPAWYSPYVLTVGSVDADTGSPSDFSLHGPWVSVAAPGTDIVSLDSRRGSRRLASAQESDGGPIPLIGTSFAAPYVAGTAALIRSRFPELSAREVMERIIATAHSPGDGHDQRIGHGVVDPVAALTAELPTDQRPDRASAPIAAPPVAQPPDHSARTVAIVGSAVAAIVIAAVLAIALPHRRVRKLDPDEF, from the coding sequence ATGCGCGGCATGCGCATCCGCGGCGCCGGGCTGCTCGGGTCGGCTCTGGTCGCGGCGCTGATCGCGACGTCGGCGTCGCCGGCCGCGGCGGTGAACCCACCGCGCATCGATCCCGGCGCCCTGATCCGGTCGGCCCCGGTCGCCCCGCCCGAACCGACCGAGCAGCGCCATCTGTGCAACACCACGGAATTGACGCGCAACGTATCGAAATCGACTGCGGCGCAGTCGATGATGAACCTTCCCGAGGCGTGGCGGTTCAGCCGTGGACAGGGTCAGCGGGTCGCGGTCATCGACACCGGGGTGACACCGCATCCGCGGCTCGGCCGTGTCGTCGCCGGTGGCGACTACGTCTCGGGCGGTAGTGGACTCGACGACTGCGACGCCCATGGCACCCTGGTGGCCGGCATCATCGCCGCACGGCCCAGCACCGCCGACGCGTTCGCAGGTGTGGCACCCGCGGCGTCGATCATCGCCATCCGCCAGTCGAGCAGCGCATTCCAGAAGAAGGACGATCGCGCCCGGGACGACGCGGCGCCGTCGGTCGGGTCGGGGTACGGGTCGGTCCGGACCCTTGCGCATGCGATCGTGCGCGCGGTCGACCTGCGCGCCACCGTCATCAACATCTCCGAGGTCGCATGTGCTCCGGCGTCGGACTCGGTCGACGATCGCGCCCTCGGCGCGGCCATCCGGCACGCCTACGACCGCGACGTCGTGGTGATCGTCGCCGCAGGCAACCTGACCCGCGACGGCGCCTGCCAGAACCAGAATCCGGCCCCCGCCGCCGACGATCCGGGAGGCTGGCGGTCGGTCTCCACCATCGCAAGCCCCGCGTGGTATTCGCCGTACGTTCTGACCGTGGGTTCCGTGGATGCCGACACCGGTTCTCCCAGCGACTTCAGCCTGCACGGGCCGTGGGTGAGCGTCGCGGCTCCGGGCACCGACATCGTGAGCCTGGACAGTCGACGCGGTTCCCGGCGGCTGGCGTCGGCGCAGGAGAGCGACGGTGGACCGATCCCCCTGATCGGCACCAGTTTCGCCGCACCGTACGTCGCGGGTACCGCCGCGCTGATCCGGTCGCGGTTTCCGGAGCTGTCCGCGCGCGAGGTGATGGAGCGCATCATCGCCACCGCCCACTCGCCGGGCGACGGACACGATCAACGGATCGGGCACGGCGTCGTCGACCCGGTCGCCGCCCTCACCGCCGAGTTGCCGACCGATCAACGGCCGGACCGTGCGTCGGCGCCGATCGCCGCCCCGCCGGTGGCCCAGCCACCCGATCACAGCGCCCGCACCGTGGCGATCGTCGGCAGTGCGGTCGCAGCGATCGTCATCGCAGCGGTGCTCGCGATCGCCCTACCTCATCGGCGGGTGCGCAAGCTCGACCCGGACGAGTTCTGA
- the eccD gene encoding type VII secretion integral membrane protein EccD, with product MSSVDGFAPGYPTTAADADIGDRRRGEAAVEPQLVRVSVLGGNTQLDVGLPAGIPIAGLIGDLVAQIESRNPSRSDPDDPDADARNPGRPHDRQNKWSLALVGQEPLPLHRSLSESGIRDGDLLLLTSTRTGESPVLFDDVVDAVARLNESQFVDWTAAAARRVGYALALVAAVAAAASLAAIRSDTGALWFAGLSGLAVVGFVTASTIVSRYYRDEQTSTILSLCAAPVAFVTGMVLTPGSFGAAHLTLGFAVTLVAAVVSYRMTAAGPTAHSAVTSAALLGAAGSGARLLIDAPVPDVAAVIAAVGLLLIGLAPRTTILLAKLPLPPVPTAGAAIDVKDIEPRPAIEGIGAIGATALPKADALERRSYLANAYLTGIVGGLTLITAIAAVLTAAPLAGFEWRNAVYAAIIGVVLCLRGRSHSDLFQAGILIVAGSLVVITLITGLAFGDDRWPVIGFALGVLAVIAAFVFGVVAPNQDFSPVMRRWAEIGEYILVALIVPLLLWLLDLYRMVREI from the coding sequence ATGTCGTCTGTGGACGGATTCGCACCGGGGTACCCGACGACCGCCGCCGACGCGGACATCGGGGACCGCCGGCGGGGTGAGGCGGCCGTCGAGCCCCAGCTCGTCCGGGTGTCGGTGCTGGGCGGCAACACCCAGCTCGACGTCGGCCTCCCCGCAGGCATCCCCATCGCGGGACTCATCGGCGACCTCGTCGCCCAGATCGAGTCGCGCAACCCCTCACGGTCGGACCCCGACGATCCCGACGCCGACGCGCGCAATCCCGGACGCCCGCACGACCGCCAGAACAAGTGGTCGCTCGCCCTCGTCGGGCAGGAACCGCTCCCCCTGCACCGGTCGCTGTCCGAGTCGGGCATCCGCGACGGCGACCTGCTCCTGTTGACCTCGACGCGCACCGGGGAGTCCCCGGTGCTGTTCGACGACGTGGTCGACGCCGTCGCCCGATTGAACGAATCCCAGTTCGTCGACTGGACCGCCGCCGCCGCCCGACGCGTGGGTTACGCGCTCGCTCTCGTCGCCGCGGTCGCGGCGGCGGCATCCCTGGCCGCGATCCGGTCCGACACCGGTGCCCTGTGGTTCGCCGGCCTGTCGGGCCTGGCTGTCGTCGGGTTCGTCACCGCATCGACGATCGTGTCCCGGTACTACCGCGACGAGCAGACGTCGACCATCCTGTCGCTGTGCGCCGCACCCGTGGCGTTCGTGACCGGCATGGTCCTCACGCCCGGGTCGTTCGGGGCCGCGCACCTGACGCTGGGCTTCGCGGTGACACTCGTCGCCGCGGTCGTCAGCTACCGCATGACCGCCGCCGGCCCGACCGCGCACAGCGCCGTGACCAGCGCCGCTCTGCTCGGTGCGGCCGGCTCCGGGGCCCGGCTCCTCATCGATGCACCGGTGCCCGATGTCGCCGCCGTCATCGCCGCGGTCGGCCTCCTCCTCATCGGACTCGCGCCCCGCACCACCATCCTGCTCGCCAAACTCCCGTTGCCCCCGGTTCCGACGGCCGGCGCCGCCATCGACGTCAAGGACATCGAACCGCGCCCGGCCATCGAGGGCATCGGGGCGATCGGCGCGACCGCGCTGCCGAAAGCCGATGCGCTGGAGCGTCGTTCCTACCTGGCCAACGCTTATCTGACCGGCATCGTCGGCGGCCTGACCCTCATCACCGCGATCGCGGCGGTCCTCACCGCGGCCCCGCTCGCCGGCTTCGAATGGCGCAACGCCGTCTACGCCGCGATCATCGGCGTCGTGCTGTGCCTACGAGGCCGCTCCCACAGCGATCTGTTCCAGGCCGGTATCCTCATCGTCGCCGGGTCGCTCGTGGTGATCACGCTGATCACCGGGCTCGCCTTCGGCGACGACCGATGGCCGGTCATCGGCTTCGCCCTCGGCGTCCTCGCGGTGATCGCCGCATTCGTCTTCGGGGTCGTCGCCCCGAACCAGGACTTCTCCCCCGTCATGCGCCGCTGGGCGGAGATCGGCGAGTACATCCTCGTCGCGCTCATCGTGCCGCTGCTGCTCTGGTTGCTCGATCTGTATCGCATGGTCCGCGAGATCTGA
- a CDS encoding type VII secretion protein EccC — protein sequence MVTTTEGFVRRPRITPPRTPGGEVNIQAPPDVPRVVPGNLLMRLLPVVMVVAVVGMVSLMVVTGGRNILSNPLFMMFPLMMLMSMFGMFAAGGRGGGKRAGELNEERKDYFRYLGQLRSQVFETVDNQRAARTWSHPDPRALLDVIGSRRMWERRPNDADFAHVRVGVGVQRLATRLMPPETGPLEDIEPVSMVALRRFVRTHSAVYRLPTSISLRGFPAVNIEGARQETRDLVRSMVVELCAFHGPDHLHIGIVTGDPAGEAWDWAKWLPHVGHPTLRDGVGAMRMIYPTLADLENSMAADLLERGRFSRSAPPNAHRAHLVVIIDDGYVAGDERIINDAGMEGVTILDLTAPPDGLAVRRGLQLVVRGGKVSARSAAGVEEFADMDSLTIPEAEAIARRMARYRLATAATLAHLESEATSADPGLPALLGIDDAAQFDPATAWRGRTGRERLRVPIGYTPTGAPVEIDIKESAHGGMGPHGLCIGATGSGKSEFLRTLVLAMLATHSPSELNLVLVDFKGGATFLGLESAPHVAAIITNLEQELSMVDRMKDALSGEMNRRQEVLRAAGNYANVADYERARASGVRLDPLPALFIVVDEFSELLSQKPDFAELFVAIGRLGRSLHIHLLLASQRLEEGKLRGLDSHLSYRIGLKTFSANESRSVLGVPDAYHLPSVPGSAYLKCDSADPIRFNTSYVSGAYHSPTVVESSDPSTAASLRRGNLKVFTALPVPLDEGASRSLLDQAESLLDEEPPAPEEPADFEPVSAPVPTLMETIVDRMGDAGPPAHRVWLPPLDESPTVEHLLGERDWSRPAVPGDLTVPVGVVDRPYDQRRDPLVIDLAGAAGNVAVVGGPQSGKSTTLRTIIMSAAASHTPEQVQFYCLDFGGGSLTGLAGLPHVGSVASRGDMDAVRRTVAEVAAVVRSRELLFARLGIESMRDYRARRASWFRSGVTSPATDPLAQDRFGDVFLVLDGMNVLRTELESLEEQITAIVAQGLSYGVHVMVTASRWAEVRPAVRDLVGTRIELRLGDPMDSDMGRRAAALVPQNRPGRGLTGQELHMLIALPRLDPVSSAESLPAGVAQSVERLTAAYPGRGAMAVRKLSTEIDHASVQRAVADAGLTLAPNQVAIGVGELELAPVVLDFTAQPHFMAFADVEHGKTNLLRTIVTGLVAGATPEQVRIVFVDYRRTMLGIIDGDHLAGYASSPDRAASMMTELAAYLKNRMPPEDVTVQQLRDRTWLEGQPEVYVVVDDYDMVVTSTGNPMLPIVELASHARDIGLHIVLARRSGGLGRAMFDPLIARLKDLSSDILLMSGDRDEGFITGRSRLQSLIPGRGELVSRVRPPEMIQVAHLAVGD from the coding sequence GTGGTCACGACGACCGAGGGTTTTGTGCGTCGGCCGCGCATCACGCCGCCACGCACACCCGGCGGCGAGGTCAACATCCAGGCGCCACCGGACGTGCCGCGGGTGGTGCCGGGCAATCTCCTGATGAGGCTGCTCCCGGTGGTGATGGTCGTCGCGGTGGTCGGCATGGTGTCGCTGATGGTCGTCACCGGCGGACGCAACATCCTGTCCAACCCGCTGTTCATGATGTTCCCGCTGATGATGCTGATGTCGATGTTCGGCATGTTCGCCGCGGGCGGGCGCGGCGGCGGCAAGCGGGCGGGCGAACTCAACGAGGAGCGCAAGGACTACTTCCGCTATCTGGGCCAGCTGCGCAGCCAGGTGTTCGAGACGGTCGACAACCAGCGTGCGGCGCGCACCTGGAGTCATCCGGACCCGCGTGCGCTGCTCGACGTGATCGGCAGCAGGCGGATGTGGGAACGCCGCCCCAATGATGCCGACTTCGCCCATGTGCGAGTGGGTGTCGGCGTCCAGCGCCTGGCCACGCGACTGATGCCACCGGAGACCGGGCCGCTGGAGGACATCGAACCGGTGTCGATGGTGGCCCTGCGTCGCTTCGTGCGCACCCACTCGGCGGTGTACCGCCTGCCGACCTCGATCTCGTTGCGGGGCTTCCCGGCGGTCAACATCGAGGGCGCCCGGCAGGAGACCCGCGACCTCGTCCGGTCGATGGTCGTGGAGTTGTGCGCCTTTCACGGTCCCGATCACCTGCACATCGGCATCGTCACCGGTGATCCCGCGGGAGAGGCCTGGGATTGGGCGAAATGGCTTCCGCACGTAGGGCATCCGACGCTGCGAGACGGCGTCGGCGCGATGCGGATGATCTATCCGACCCTGGCGGACCTGGAGAACTCGATGGCCGCCGACCTCCTCGAGCGCGGCCGCTTCAGCCGTTCGGCACCGCCGAACGCCCATCGCGCGCACCTGGTGGTGATCATCGATGACGGGTACGTCGCCGGGGACGAACGGATCATCAACGACGCGGGCATGGAGGGGGTCACGATCCTCGACCTGACGGCGCCGCCGGACGGTCTCGCGGTGCGGCGCGGATTGCAGCTCGTCGTCCGTGGCGGCAAGGTCTCGGCGCGCAGCGCGGCCGGCGTCGAGGAGTTCGCCGACATGGACTCGCTCACCATTCCCGAGGCCGAGGCGATCGCCCGTCGCATGGCGCGCTACCGACTGGCCACCGCGGCGACCCTGGCCCACCTCGAGTCCGAGGCGACCTCGGCCGACCCGGGTCTGCCCGCGCTGCTCGGCATCGACGACGCGGCGCAGTTCGATCCCGCCACCGCCTGGCGCGGGCGCACCGGCCGGGAGCGACTGCGCGTGCCGATCGGTTACACGCCCACCGGCGCGCCCGTCGAGATCGACATCAAGGAGAGCGCGCACGGCGGCATGGGTCCGCACGGGTTGTGCATCGGCGCCACCGGGTCGGGCAAATCGGAGTTCCTGCGCACACTCGTGCTGGCCATGCTGGCGACCCACTCGCCGTCCGAGCTGAACCTCGTGCTCGTCGACTTCAAGGGCGGCGCGACGTTCCTCGGCCTGGAGTCCGCGCCCCACGTGGCGGCGATCATCACGAACCTCGAGCAGGAACTGTCGATGGTCGACCGCATGAAGGACGCGCTCTCCGGTGAGATGAACCGGCGCCAAGAGGTGCTGCGGGCCGCGGGCAACTACGCCAACGTCGCCGACTACGAGCGCGCCCGCGCCTCCGGAGTGCGGCTCGATCCGCTGCCCGCACTGTTCATCGTCGTCGACGAGTTCTCCGAACTGCTCTCGCAGAAGCCGGATTTCGCTGAACTGTTCGTCGCGATCGGACGACTCGGCCGCTCGCTGCACATCCACCTGTTGCTCGCGTCGCAACGCCTCGAGGAGGGCAAGCTCCGGGGCCTGGACTCGCACCTGTCCTACCGGATCGGTCTGAAGACCTTCTCCGCCAACGAATCCCGGTCGGTTCTCGGTGTGCCCGACGCCTATCACCTGCCGAGCGTTCCCGGTTCGGCCTACCTCAAGTGCGACTCGGCCGACCCGATCCGGTTCAACACGTCCTACGTGTCGGGTGCCTACCACTCGCCGACGGTCGTCGAGTCGTCCGATCCGAGCACCGCGGCGTCGCTGCGGCGCGGCAACCTGAAGGTGTTCACCGCGTTGCCGGTCCCGTTGGACGAGGGCGCGTCACGGTCCCTGCTCGATCAGGCCGAGAGTCTGCTCGACGAGGAACCGCCCGCCCCCGAGGAACCCGCCGATTTCGAACCGGTCTCGGCGCCGGTGCCCACACTCATGGAGACGATCGTCGACCGCATGGGAGACGCCGGTCCGCCGGCCCATCGCGTGTGGCTGCCGCCGCTGGACGAGTCCCCGACCGTGGAACACCTTCTCGGCGAACGGGACTGGTCACGACCCGCGGTCCCCGGCGACCTCACCGTCCCGGTCGGTGTGGTCGACCGGCCCTACGATCAGCGACGCGACCCCCTCGTCATCGACCTCGCGGGTGCCGCGGGCAACGTGGCGGTGGTCGGCGGTCCGCAGTCGGGCAAATCGACGACGCTGCGCACGATCATCATGTCGGCCGCGGCATCCCACACGCCCGAGCAGGTGCAGTTCTACTGTCTCGACTTCGGCGGCGGCAGTCTGACCGGACTCGCCGGACTCCCGCATGTCGGTTCGGTCGCCTCGCGCGGCGACATGGACGCGGTCCGACGTACGGTTGCCGAGGTCGCGGCCGTGGTCCGGTCCCGCGAGCTGCTGTTCGCCCGCCTGGGCATCGAATCGATGCGCGACTACCGGGCCCGCCGTGCGTCGTGGTTCCGGTCCGGGGTCACCTCGCCGGCGACCGACCCGCTGGCCCAGGACCGGTTCGGCGACGTGTTCCTCGTCCTCGACGGCATGAACGTGCTGCGGACGGAACTGGAGTCGCTCGAGGAACAGATCACCGCAATCGTGGCCCAGGGCCTGAGCTATGGCGTGCACGTCATGGTCACCGCGTCCCGGTGGGCCGAGGTGCGCCCGGCGGTCCGCGATCTCGTGGGTACGCGTATCGAGCTGCGCCTCGGCGACCCGATGGACTCCGACATGGGGCGTCGCGCCGCCGCTCTGGTCCCGCAGAACCGTCCCGGACGCGGCCTGACCGGGCAGGAGCTGCACATGCTGATCGCGCTGCCTCGCCTCGACCCGGTCAGCAGTGCCGAATCGCTTCCCGCCGGTGTCGCGCAGTCCGTGGAGAGGCTCACCGCCGCCTATCCGGGCCGTGGGGCGATGGCCGTGCGCAAACTGAGCACCGAGATCGACCACGCGTCGGTGCAGCGCGCGGTCGCCGACGCCGGGCTCACTCTCGCGCCCAACCAGGTCGCGATCGGTGTGGGTGAGCTCGAGCTCGCGCCGGTGGTGCTCGACTTCACCGCCCAGCCGCACTTCATGGCCTTCGCCGATGTCGAGCACGGCAAGACCAACCTGCTCCGCACCATCGTCACCGGGCTCGTCGCCGGCGCCACGCCCGAGCAGGTCCGGATCGTCTTCGTCGACTACCGCCGCACCATGCTGGGGATCATCGACGGCGACCATCTGGCCGGGTACGCGAGTTCGCCCGACCGCGCGGCGTCGATGATGACGGAGCTGGCGGCCTACCTGAAGAACCGGATGCCGCCGGAGGACGTGACCGTTCAGCAGCTGCGGGACCGCACCTGGCTCGAGGGTCAGCCGGAGGTGTACGTCGTGGTCGACGACTACGACATGGTGGTGACGTCGACGGGCAATCCGATGCTGCCGATCGTCGAGCTGGCCTCCCATGCCCGCGACATCGGCCTGCACATTGTGCTCGCCCGGCGGTCCGGTGGACTGGGACGGGCGATGTTCGACCCGCTGATCGCCCGCCTCAAAGACCTGTCGTCGGACATCCTGCTGATGAGTGGCGACCGCGACGAGGGCTTCATCACCGGGCGGTCACGGCTGCAGTCGCTGATACCCGGCCGCGGTGAGCTCGTGTCGCGGGTCCGGCCACCGGAGATGATCCAGGTCGCTCATCTCGCGGTCGGCGACTAG